TGGACTTTATGTCGACCACCCCGAGCACACTGTATTACGGGAGGCTGGCGCACTGAACAACTTCAATATCCACTATGTTGCTGCGGGCAAGGGGTACGTGGAAGTGGATGGGGTAGTGCATGAGCTTCGTGCGGGTCAGGCTGTACTGTATTTCCCGCAGCAGCGGCAGCATTACTACAGTAGTGAGGATGATCCATGGGATGTGCGATGGGTTCATTTTTACGGTGAACGTCTGCATGATTATATGATTGAGCGGGGGTTGCATCGCAATCTGTTGTGGACGCTGCGGCAGCAGGCTCCATGGGAAGAAGCACATATGGCTCTACTAAATGAAGCCGAGCAGAACCGGATGCTGCGTCCTGCCCAACTATCTACCCTGACCTACGCTGTGCTGGCCGAGTTCGTACAGCATGCGGTTCCACTGAAAAGCACACGCACAAGCAAGGCTGAGAGTCGTATCCTTGCACTGCTTCCACAGATGCAGCAGGAGGCATGCCAACCGTTTTTGTTACAGGATTGGGCGGATATGGCGGGTGTGAGTTCGTATTACTTTTGCAAAATGTTTAAGAGTGCTGTGGAGATGACCCCGATGGAATTTATAACCCGTTCGCGGTTACAGATGGCAAAGCAGTGGCTGCTGGAACGGCCTACGGCCAACATTGGACAGATCGCAGATGAGGCGGGGTATCCCAATGCCAGTTATTTTAACCGCCAGTTCTTGGCCCATGAAGGCATGACTCCAACGGAATATCGCGGGCTTTACCACATTTAGATGTAATGATGTTCATTTATTTGATTATGCGGGAACTTACGACGTTTGACAGAGCGTTCAATCAAGTCTATTATAGATAAATTAAATCCGTATATAATGAGGTGCCCTCATGAAATATTCGAAAGCTACAAACTATGCCCTGCATACCATGCTTTTCCTGGTTGCGACCGAACCGGAACAACTGGTCAGTGTACATCAGTTAGCTGAGATGCAGAAAGTATCTCCAACCTACTTATCTAAAATATTGACCAAGCTGGTCAAAGCCGGCATGATCGAATCAACTTCGGGTGCCAATGGTGGCTATCGGCTTAGCCGGAAGAATCCGGACCCTTCATTTCTGGAGATTATCCATGCCATTGAAGGACAGGCTTCCCTGTTCGAATGCTCGCAGGATCATAATGAAGGCTGCCTGATTCAGCAGGTGATGGTTCGTGCGGAAGAAGAGATGGAGAGCTATTTGCACAATAAAAAAATGTCTGAGCTGGCTGCCCAGATGAAAGCTGCACATTCTTTATAACCTAAATCAGAGGTCCAGTTGCCTCTCGCTGCGCCCGATGAAGCGCGAATTTCAAATCCTTCTCTTCCCTGTTTAAGGGAGTTGGAAGGATTTTTTTTGCTG
Above is a window of Paenibacillus sp. E222 DNA encoding:
- a CDS encoding AraC family transcriptional regulator, with amino-acid sequence MMRQTVLLTLQDIPYFCYPESVGLYVDHPEHTVLREAGALNNFNIHYVAAGKGYVEVDGVVHELRAGQAVLYFPQQRQHYYSSEDDPWDVRWVHFYGERLHDYMIERGLHRNLLWTLRQQAPWEEAHMALLNEAEQNRMLRPAQLSTLTYAVLAEFVQHAVPLKSTRTSKAESRILALLPQMQQEACQPFLLQDWADMAGVSSYYFCKMFKSAVEMTPMEFITRSRLQMAKQWLLERPTANIGQIADEAGYPNASYFNRQFLAHEGMTPTEYRGLYHI
- a CDS encoding Rrf2 family transcriptional regulator, yielding MKYSKATNYALHTMLFLVATEPEQLVSVHQLAEMQKVSPTYLSKILTKLVKAGMIESTSGANGGYRLSRKNPDPSFLEIIHAIEGQASLFECSQDHNEGCLIQQVMVRAEEEMESYLHNKKMSELAAQMKAAHSL